From Salmo salar chromosome ssa21, Ssal_v3.1, whole genome shotgun sequence:
CcgtaaacccagacttggaccacacaccctctccactgaatagcaggctagtgattgcttttgTTAGGCTAACATCTTttagagtaaataactcacggacactagacaagcttaaccaagtttaattcttcccaaagggtcattacagctgtaattcagacaaaaacatttcacacaagcactgatatttaaccctttctcctaggctgagtctcctcctccacatccgaacagcaaatgcatctctgttgctagacagaaccttagtgatatctcttcttcctcacttcatctaacctgacctctgccccaaagtgctcactcctccccaactcaagGCTGTCATGGTTATTGATACCAGACTGTGTGTCTTCTCCTCCCAGAGGATCtctgatggctaacaataacataccctgacataatgtaaatgttatacattaccctctctccctcagtgacattgtTAGTTTCTAAGATCTCCACCCGTCTctccttatcaatgcctgccacatgtaATCGCTTCCCTGCACTCAACACATTCCAAGCTTAGTTGCACCCACTATCTACCTTCCTCCTATAACccttaacttctggtgtagaccctcaaCCTTAGCCCTCCATTAGTGACATGAAAAGGTAACATTCCATATTCTTAGAACCCAACACTTTGCAAAGCtttcagttagccactgattccttccaaaccactcattgttgaatttgcaatttccaacttgtatAATGTTTGTGTCCGATACGTtttatttataatttttcttcatatgacaaggattgaaaactatttgccagtagattggcaacttgattcatgatgatgactgcttgctagctaagattttgaaagtatgatctTGACCTTATCAAAGCCActgtagatataacatgatttgacataattttatctgtggccaatgacactGAGCCTCCCTGGttaggcacttctaatgtaaatctatggcagcacgcAAGGgccttgaattttcgagctctccccatagattttgcggtgatgtagtgtccccatgagtgacactgagccaatcacggtgcaattAGAGAACATTACAAACacctacgctccgtattttccgctggctgccccaacaccacagaaagcactgagctaggctgaaaaacCTGCATTTTGTAGCTGCcttaagaaagcaaaaaagagaccatgtttgtatgcggctttattaccCCAATGATTGGTCGGCACTGGCCGGGGTAGCCCACGAGCGGTCTTTCAATCACCCGTGAGTGAATGCACTTTTCAGATCAGAGCGTGGGTAGGTCAGCAATGGGGAGTtcctgcttcctacaagagcacaaaacctgtaggctacatttcaagcagtctttgaaaagccagtcaggtaaaAAGCTTGTCTTAATTAAATGGGCAGTGTTgaattttgagacaggcttgaatatgcaaataagccaataAGCAGAGGGTTAGCCTACATTATCTAATTCTCTGTATGGTAATAATaacacattttattttgtaaagtggtttcttgcatcatacaacacaaggcaaagcaatttacagtcacctatttggcccatggtgttaAAGACCCAAGTAAAAAATAATTCattaatgtcaagcccttcatcatgtaaaaacatttttaaaagtctCATGCAATGTAGGCCTGCGTTAACACCACATATatgctactgtaggctatatcataGAAATGAAAAGCTATTTCCATTTGCTCCACTGGTTttgttggtaggcctacattatgctgAAAAAGCTGTacagggtacagcctcagtgttcactgtaAACGTGTGCCAGAAGTTGCACAACATtctcacaacgttcaagtttccGCACAGTGCCCCAACAAATTAGAAGGAACATGACTTagactgtgtttacacaggcagcccaattctgatcttttcttTTTTACTAATTGGTCTttagaccaatcagatcagctcttttgcccATAATTGTGCAAAGGATCAGAATTGACTGCCTGTGTAAATATAGCTCTCACCCATCTCATTCTATACAACAGTGTCTAGCCTGAAGTAAACCCAAGCCCCTTGTCCTAGAGACATTTATTGTGTTAGCCTCCTGGAATCCATAGCGGTGGAACTGCCACGTCTGTTTGCGATATAACAACAAACTCAGTTTTTTCCCCTCGGACATCATTGGACGTGCGATAGAACAGCAGACTGTagtactcctctcctcctttcataaacaaaaacaataacaagtgCACCTAGAACGACCAGTGGCACTATTTCACCAAATGCGGATTCCAGCTTTAAATTAGATGTATTACAAACTTTGCTTACATGGCCCTCATGCTGAAAACAACAAAATATGATATTATATGTATTTGGTACGGGTGGTAATATAAGAAGCTAAGGACGGAGACACCTTCACCTCCTGTCACAAATTTGATATTGGGTAAAGTGTATTAACTGGATGGACTCCCAACCTCACAGCACTCAGCCTAATGCATTACTGGCCCATTAGAAGCTTCCCACTGGTCAGAAACTGGTAGAATCAATGTTGTTTTCACGTGATTTACAGCAACAAAAACATTTGATGGCGTTGAATCAACGTAGAAaaatgattggatttgcaaaaagtcgtcCATGTATTATTTTTCACTCAACTTTGAATCTAAATACAATGACGTGGTGACATTTGTTATTGATTTCAGGTTGAATTCAAGTTagatgacaactcaaccaaatgtaaatcaaaactagatgtagAAATGATGTCGGTACCCAGTGGGTTGTCTCTGAgttatcccactctctctctcgttctgtctctgtctggctggcttTTTAGGGGCAGCAGAACAGACAGGAGGCCAGACATCTCCAGCTGACCCTAGGGACCCCAGAGCTGTTCCCCGAAAGGGAGATCAGAGCCACAGACAGATCTGTAGACGTACAGGTCTATCTATGGCTACGGTATGTTCTAATCATTGACTGATTCTGATGCTTGTTCTCTTCTTCTGCAGTTTGAGGGCAGGAAGTACTGCGAGCACGACTTCCAGATGCTGTTTGCTCCCTGCTGCCACCAGTGTGGTGAGTACAGGAACTGCACCTACACAGTAGAATTATTAACACTGGTGGTGTTGTCTGAAGCTTAAGGTCATATTTGGTCTCCTTTAATCCTGCTTCCCTCACCTTGAGCCCTAGACACAACTGGGTAGACTCCTATCGCTAATTGCTTTCTTGGGCCAAGAGTTTTCTTTAGTTATTTCTCTCTATATTAACAGGTGGATATGTGTGTGCACCTGTTATATTCTATCTCCTCCTCCCAGGGGAGTTTATCATTGGTCGTGTGATCAAGGCGATGAACAACAGCTGGCACCCTGACTGTTTCTGCTGTGACCTCTGCCAGGCCGTGCTGGCTGACGTGGGCTTCGTCAAGAACGCCGGCAGGTCAGTCCAGAGACGTGGACTAGATCACTGATCAGCCATTACTGATTTAACACCATGGGATAGGGGACAGCAACTTTTCCGCTGCATAGCTTTTATAAAGCAAGGAGAAATCCCACACACTGTTAACACCCTCCTGTAGTTTTAATGTAGCAACATTATTTCAGCCTCTGGGTCAGGCTGAGCTCTCTTTACCAACATGTatatcactctctatctctctccctccctcagacaCCTGTGTCGCCCGTGTCATAACCGTGAGAAAGCCCGTGGTCTGGGGAAGTACATCTGTCAGAAGTGCCACGCCATCATCGAGGAGCAGCCGCTGCTGTTCAAGAACGACCCCTACCACCCGGACCACTTCAACTGCAACAACTGCGGGTACTCATGCTAGCAATATAAAAACAACTCCACAAACCCTACATACAAGTACTACTCAACCAAAACACAATATTTATACAACCTGCATTCAACCTAAACCCAAACACTGCTAAATCACCACACAAACGTCACACACCCTCTACATAAACCTAGTGGTATGAATACAACCCCTGCCAAATCTTTACTCAACTTCTACACAACCTGTATGCAACCTATacatgtactgtagcctacagttCAGGTGGGCCTTCGCTTCAGCAAACAAAGGAAAGGAGGGGTGctcaacaacaatgacaaaaatcATGAGAAAGGCTTACCAAGAAAAACTTCAAAAAATACTCATTTGTGGTAGAAAGGAGTTGGAGCACTCAACAAAAAAAGCAGAGATTGATATATTTTAGCTCACCTTAGTCCATTGATCAGGATGGAACAAGTGACTGACATTTCTACGTCAAGCTGACGTCTTCCTCGGAGTGACCTGACCATTGCACTTAGCTCCAATTTATAGCCTAGTTGCCCATTGAGACACAACAAGGTAAgaaaataataatgatgatgtgtTTCAAGGTAAATGGCAAATTATAACAgaaaataatactaataatagtattattattattattacaagaccgcagggccagacggattaccaggacgtgtactgcgagcatgcgctgactaactggaaagtgtcttcactgacattttcaacctctccctgctcgagtctgtaataccaacatgttttaagcagaccaccatagtgcctgtgcccaagtacagtaagtaacctgcctaaatgactaccgacctgtagcactcatgtctgtagccatgaagtgctttgaaaggctggtcatagctcacatcaacaccattatcccagaaaccctagacccactccaatttgcataccgccctaacagatccacagatgatgcaatctctattgcactccacactgccccttcccacctggacaaaaggaacacctatgtgagaatgctgttcattgactacagctcagcgttcaacaccatagtgccctcaaagctcatcactaagctaaggaccctgggactaaacacctccctctgcaactggatcctggacatcctgatgggctgcccccaggtggtaaggttaggcaacaacacatccgccacgctgatcctcaacacggaggcccctcaggggtgcgtgctcagtcccctcctgtactccctgttcactcatgactgcatggccgggcacgactccaacaccatcatcaagtttgcagatgacacaacagtggtaggcctgatcaccgacaatgacaaaacagcctatagggaggaggtcagagacctggccgtgtggtgccaggacaacaacctctccctcaacgtgatcaagacaaaagagatgatcccTGGACTACAgtaaaaagaggaccgagcatgccccattctcatcgacggggctgtagtggagcaggttgagagcttcaagttccttggtgtccatatcaccaacaaactaacatggtccaagcacaccaagacagtcgtgaagagggcacggcaaaacctattccccatcaggagactgaaaagatttggcatgggtcctcagatcctcaaaatgttctacagctgcaccatcgagagcatcctgactggttgcatcacttcctggtatggcaactgctcggccaccgtccgcaaggcactacagagggtagtgcgtacagcccagaaGCCAACCATGGTTCACCTTCCTAGTCTTTGTAGCCATAAACACTTCCACATTTCACCAAGAGGAGGTGACATTGTACGTAAACTAAAACAGAGGCATTCTGGCAGTACTCAGACACTGTGGATCCTAAGGGTCTAAGATGATTTTTCACTGTCATCGTTTCTATAATGTTGTTGCCTTGATTTTTTGGGGTCTCTGTATCTCTGGATTTACGGATACCCAAATATCATCTATATTGAACTGGCCTATTGATTAACGAGACACACTATTCctgttattattagtattattttgTGTTATAATTTGCCATTTACCTTGAAacatatcatcattattattttcTTACATTGTTGTCTCAGTGGGCCACTAGGCTATAAATTTGAGTTAAATGCAATGGACAGGTCACTCTTGAGGTGATGTCAGCTTGATGTCAAAACATCAGTCACTTGTTTGCATCCTGTACAATGGATTAGTGAgctaaaataaatacatctctgctCCAAGTCCTTTCTACCTCAAATTAATCCTTTTGGAAGTTTTTCTTGGTAAGCCCTTCTCATGTACTATCCCTGTCAGTGGTAGACACTGAAATTCTGAAATacaatcaaatcaagtcaaatcaaagtatatttgtcacatgcgctgaatacaacaggtgtagaccttacagtgaaatgcttacttacaggctctaaccaatagtgcaacaaaggtattaggtgaacaataggtaggtaaataaataaaaacaacagtaaaaagacaggctatatacagtagcgaggctataaaagtagcgaggctacatacagacaccggttagtcaggctgattgaggtagtatgtacgtgTAGTTATGGTCTCTCCACAGAGCTGCTATAGGCAGGGTATGTTTTCTGTAGCAGGATAGGACTTCTCAATTTTGGGTTTAGTAGAGTTTACCCCTGTACAAGTCAGccaaaggagagaagagagggaggaggaggaagagagttgGGAGAGAGGGACTGATGATAGAAGAATGATTTAGATGACAGTTAAAAGCAGTTGAGAGGCACCTCCAACCTAACCAAACCTTTCCCGTAAGACTGCCTGTCCTTAAACAAACCTACAGTTGTCAGCTTGTCCTTGACGTAGAAGTTGTGATGGTGAATATTCATTCAGGAAGTCTGCAGACGACTAATTCCTCTATGCAACACCGCCACTTGGTTTGTGTTGTGAATTCAGAACACAATAACCACCAGCCCACTAACATCTGTTGTTGATGCTCATAAGGTttgtccctcctctccccctgtagtAAGGAACTGACAGCTGATGCCAGGGAGCTGAAGGGAGAGCTGTACTGCCTGCCCTGCCATGACAAGATGGGCGTTCCCATATGTGGAGCCTGCAGGAGACCCATCGAGGGCCGCGTGGTCAATGCCATGGGCAAGCAGTGGCACGTCGaggtagttaaataaagtttaaatcaaatattatttaaaaaatcaaATTAAATTATGACATCACTCTTACAATATGGACCTGTTCAGGAGGTTGCAATGTTATGGTATTATGGTATTTTGTAGCCATGAGGTGATTActacaatattattattattattattattatctttggTAAGTACTGCTTTGTCTGTCTTTGTCGCTGAACAACTATTATTTCCTATTATACAACAGCTGGTTTGGAATTCCCATTGTTAGAGTTAGTTCTATCATTCCTGAGAACATCACAGTAGAAATGTATTCAAGGGAGTTTGTATATGGTTCTGTTTCTACCCTGTTTCATTTCATCTCTGTGGCCGTGTCTGGACTATCTCAGAATGGAGGATATCcttcctctttctttccctctgacAAGCCTCTGTTCATATATCTGCTGCCTTCTTTCCTCTCTACTtttctcctcttcccccctcctgtAGCACCATGTATGTGCTCTGTGTGAGCGTCCGTTTCATGGCTCCCCGTATTACGAGCGTGGGGACCACACCTACTGTGAAAAACACTTTAACATGGTGAGGGGTTAGTTAGGGTGACTGATGGGAGACCCTTCCTGGCTGCAttctgtcctgctctctgtctggtctgtgcTGCATTCTGCCCCCGGGGGGACCTCCCAGACAAACCAGgctcctgtgtctgtctgtctgtagaggtGAGTGCTTCCACGGGGGGCACTCCTACCCTGCTGCTGCCCTCTGAACCCACTAATCTCAGACGGGACGGGACTGGTCTGGTCTGACTCCTAATAGGTCTGAACTAAACTAGACTGATATGGATTAAACTGACCTGTGCTGGTCTGTCTGTACTAACCTGTTGTGTGGGGCCATGTTGTATGTGTTTGCAGCATTTTGTGTGTGCTAAGTGTGAGAAGCCCTTCCTGGGCCATCGCCACTACGAACGCAAAGGACTGGCCTACTGTGAGACTCACTACAACCAGGTAATGTAGGAGAAGGCTGCACACACAGTCCAAGGTCTCTACTTAGTAACTCAATCCAATCCAGGCACTGTATTTTATTTATCTTTAAGCAAGCCTTTAAGTGATTGCATCTTGCTGTATATAATTTGAATGTGACCTCCAGTCTTGGCTAGTTTTATGGGACCATCTAGTGGTGGAAGTACAAATGTAGCAATGCAACAAATGAAGACTGTGAAGTGAATTGCATTGCTCTTGTCTTGAAGAATACAGTAAAGAGTAAAGACATTGTAATATGTAAAGGGAATTGCGTGCCTGGCTATTGACTTTCTCCTCTCCTACAGCTCTTTGGAGATGTCTGCTACCACTGCAACCGTGTCATTGAGGGTGATGGTAAGATATTATCACCAAACATCATATACAGTCAAACAAATATTGAATGGAATATGTCATATTCGTTTTATAAACTACTTGTAGCCTGGAAACCAGAGTATCTCTGCTTTCGCCATGTTGTCATTGTCTTGTCAGGTACACAGGCTAATGTATTTgacgtgtttgtgttgtgtgttccaGTGGTTtcagccctgaacaaggcatgGTGTGTCAACTGCTTCGCCTGTTCCACCTGCAACACCAAGCTCACCCTCAAGTAAGTCTGACTGAGTTAAC
This genomic window contains:
- the LOC106582212 gene encoding LIM and senescent cell antigen-like-containing domain protein 1 isoform X1, which encodes MEVQVQSQPQPPTILENGAAQDPEPHPAEFNGHRHANGGEAELPVSKSQRRHSDVKVYKEFCDFYARFNMASALANAMCERCKSGFAPAEKIVNSNGELYHEGCFVCAQCFQQFSEGLFYEFEGRKYCEHDFQMLFAPCCHQCGEFIIGRVIKAMNNSWHPDCFCCDLCQAVLADVGFVKNAGRHLCRPCHNREKARGLGKYICQKCHAIIEEQPLLFKNDPYHPDHFNCNNCGKELTADARELKGELYCLPCHDKMGVPICGACRRPIEGRVVNAMGKQWHVEHFVCAKCEKPFLGHRHYERKGLAYCETHYNQLFGDVCYHCNRVIEGDVVSALNKAWCVNCFACSTCNTKLTLKNKFVDVDLKPVCKHCYERLPDDMKRRLAKREKEKKKKVPMCL
- the LOC106582212 gene encoding LIM and senescent cell antigen-like-containing domain protein 1 isoform X5; this encodes MTNGNGNMASALANAMCERCKSGFAPAEKIVNSNGELYHEGCFVCAQCFQQFSEGLFYEFEGRKYCEHDFQMLFAPCCHQCGEFIIGRVIKAMNNSWHPDCFCCDLCQAVLADVGFVKNAGRHLCRPCHNREKARGLGKYICQKCHAIIEEQPLLFKNDPYHPDHFNCNNCGKELTADARELKGELYCLPCHDKMGVPICGACRRPIEGRVVNAMGKQWHVEHFVCAKCEKPFLGHRHYERKGLAYCETHYNQLFGDVCYHCNRVIEGDVVSALNKAWCVNCFACSTCNTKLTLKNKFVDVDLKPVCKHCYERLPDDMKRRLAKREKEKKKKVPMCL
- the LOC106582212 gene encoding LIM and senescent cell antigen-like-containing domain protein 1 isoform X4; translated protein: MNSLRLKELSNSDLYRRRQERPDSYGSIATDSLSNMASALANAMCERCKSGFAPAEKIVNSNGELYHEGCFVCAQCFQQFSEGLFYEFEGRKYCEHDFQMLFAPCCHQCGEFIIGRVIKAMNNSWHPDCFCCDLCQAVLADVGFVKNAGRHLCRPCHNREKARGLGKYICQKCHAIIEEQPLLFKNDPYHPDHFNCNNCGKELTADARELKGELYCLPCHDKMGVPICGACRRPIEGRVVNAMGKQWHVEHFVCAKCEKPFLGHRHYERKGLAYCETHYNQLFGDVCYHCNRVIEGDVVSALNKAWCVNCFACSTCNTKLTLKNKFVDVDLKPVCKHCYERLPDDMKRRLAKREKEKKKKVPMCL
- the LOC106582212 gene encoding LIM and senescent cell antigen-like-containing domain protein 1 isoform X2 is translated as MEVQVQSQPQPPTILENGAAQDPEPHPAEFNGHRHANGGEAELPVSKSQRRHSDVKVYKEFCDFYARFNMASALANAMCERCKSGFAPAEKIVNSNGELYHEGCFVCAQCFQQFSEGLFYEFEGRKYCEHDFQMLFAPCCHQCGEFIIGRVIKAMNNSWHPDCFCCDLCQAVLADVGFVKNAGRHLCRPCHNREKARGLGKYICQKCHAIIEEQPLLFKNDPYHPDHFNCNNCGKELTADARELKGELYCLPCHDKMGVPICGACRRPIEGRVVNAMGKQWHVEHHVCALCERPFHGSPYYERGDHTYCEKHFNMLFGDVCYHCNRVIEGDVVSALNKAWCVNCFACSTCNTKLTLKNKFVDVDLKPVCKHCYERLPDDMKRRLAKREKEKKKKVPMCL
- the LOC106582212 gene encoding LIM and senescent cell antigen-like-containing domain protein 1 isoform X3, translated to MEVQVQSQPQPPTILENGAAQDPEPHPAEFNGHRHANGGEAELPVSKSQRRHSDVKVYKEFCDFYARFNMASALANAMCERCKSGFAPAEKIVNSNGELYHEGCFVCAQCFQQFSEGLFYEFEGRKYCEHDFQMLFAPCCHQCGEFIIGRVIKAMNNSWHPDCFCCDLCQAVLADVGFVKNAGRHLCRPCHNREKARGLGKYICQKCHAIIEEQPLLFKNDPYHPDHFNCNNCGKELTADARELKGELYCLPCHDKMGVPICGACRRPIEGRVVNAMGKQWHVEHFVCAKCEKPFLGHRHYERKGLAYCETHYNQLFGDVCYHCNRVIEGDVVSALNKAWCVNCFACSTCNTKLTLKNKFVEFDMKPVCKKCYEKFPLELKKRLKKLAETVGRK
- the LOC106582212 gene encoding LIM and senescent cell antigen-like-containing domain protein 1 isoform X6, which translates into the protein MASALANAMCERCKSGFAPAEKIVNSNGELYHEGCFVCAQCFQQFSEGLFYEFEGRKYCEHDFQMLFAPCCHQCGEFIIGRVIKAMNNSWHPDCFCCDLCQAVLADVGFVKNAGRHLCRPCHNREKARGLGKYICQKCHAIIEEQPLLFKNDPYHPDHFNCNNCGKELTADARELKGELYCLPCHDKMGVPICGACRRPIEGRVVNAMGKQWHVEHFVCAKCEKPFLGHRHYERKGLAYCETHYNQLFGDVCYHCNRVIEGDVVSALNKAWCVNCFACSTCNTKLTLKNKFVDVDLKPVCKHCYERLPDDMKRRLAKREKEKKKKVPMCL